One part of the Microtus ochrogaster isolate Prairie Vole_2 chromosome 18, MicOch1.0, whole genome shotgun sequence genome encodes these proteins:
- the Socs6 gene encoding suppressor of cytokine signaling 6: MKKISLKTFRKSFNLSKSKDETEFMVVQPQTLAGDFVKDDSLFGSCYGKDMASCDIGGEDEKGKNRSKSESLMGTLKRRLSAKQKGKGKGGTAPTDEDTFSSASAPGGLKDVRAPRPIRSTSLRSHHYSPTPWPLRPTSSEETCIKMEMRVKALVHAASPGPVNGVRKELRELQPKELRNLQPRELLQSRELCDQQPEPRPESRCSPGSPGDLRLHLEEHVPVVIGLMSQDYLQYTVPLEDGMCPLEGPRSCCLDTSSPMEVSAVPLPGASAFSEDDSQVDQDLVVAPEILVDSSVNNLLIGTTGVMLQSPRAGHDDAPPLSPLLPPMQNNPIQRNFSGLSGPDVHMAESVRCHLNFDPNSAPGVARVYDSVQSSGPMVVTSLTEELKKLAKQGWYWGPITRWEAEGKLANVPDGSFLVRDSSDDRYLLSLSFRSHGKTLHTRIEHSNGRFSFYEQPDVEGHTSIVDLIEHSIRDSENGAFCYSRSRLPGSATYPVRLTNPVSRFMQVRSLQYLCRFVIRQYTRIDLIQKLPLPNKMKDYLQEKHY; the protein is encoded by the coding sequence AAACCTTCCGGAAATCTTTCAACCTGAGTAAAAGCAAAGACGAAACCGAGTTCATGGTGGTTCAGCCCCAGACCCTCGCTGGCGACTTTGTGAAAGATGACTCTTTGTTTGGGAGCTGCTATGGCAAGGACATGGCCAGCTGCGACATTGGCGGTGAGGATGAGAAAGGGAAGAACAGGTCCAAAAGCGAGAGCCTGATGGGCACCTTGAAGAGGCGGTTGTCCGCCAAGCAGAAGGGCAAGGGCAAGGGCGGCACTGCGCCCACAGATGAGGATACCTTTTCCTCTGCTTCAGCGCCTGGTGGCCTCAAGGATGTGCGTGCCCCACGGCCCATCCGTTCCACATCACTGCGCAGTCACCACTACAGCCCCACACCCTGGCCGCTGAGGCCCACCAGCTCAGAGGAGACATGCATCAAGATGGAGATGCGGGTGAAGGCACTGGTGCATGCTGCCAGCCCGGGCCCAGTCAATGGTGTGCGCAAGGAGCTGCGGGAGTTGCAGCCCAAAGAGCTGCGGAACCTGCAACCTAGGGAGCTGTTGCAGTCCAGGGAGCTGTGTGACCAGCAGCCGGAGCCACGCCCTGAGTCCCGCTGCAGCCCTGGTTCACCCGGGGACCTGCGCCTCCATCTGGAGGAACACGTGCCTGTAGTTATTGGACTCATGTCTCAGGACTACCTTCAGTACACCGTGCCTTTAGAAGACGGGATGTGCCCTTTGGAAGGGCCGCGCAGCTGCTGCCTGGACACGTCCTCCCCCATGGAAGTGTCAGCCGTGCCCCTACCCGGGGCCAGCGCCTTCTCCGAAGACGACAGTCAGGTGGACCAGGACCTGGTTGTAGCCCCAGAGATCCTTGTGGATTCTTCGGTGAACAACTTGTTGATCGGCACCACAGGAGTCATGTTGCAGAGCCCTAGAGCAGGTCATGACGATGCCCCTCCCCTCTCACCATTGCTACCTCCAATGCAGAATAACCCAATCCAAAGGAACTTCAGTGGCCTCTCGGGCCCGGATGTGCACATGGCTGAAAGTGTGCGTTGTCATTTGAATTTTGATCCCAACTCTGCACCTGGGGTTGCCAGAGTTTATGACTCAGTGCAGAGCAGTGGTCCCATGGTTGTGACAAGTCTAACGGAGGAGCTGAAGAAGCTTGCAAAACAGGGGTGGTACTGGGGTCCCATTACacgctgggaggcagaggggaaacTGGCAAATGTGCCAGATGGTTCTTTTCTTGTTCGGGATAGTTCTGATGACCGTTACCTTTTAAGCCTGAGCTTTCGCTCCCATGGTAAAACACTTCACACTAGAATTGAGCACTCAAATGGTAGGTTCAGCTTCTATGAGCAGCCAGATGTAGAAGGGCATACGTCTATAGTTGACTTAATCGAGCATTCAATCAGGGACTCTGAAAATGGAGCATTTTGTTATTCAAGGTCTCGGTTGCCTGGATCTGCGACTTACCCGGTCAGACTGACTAATCCAGTGTCCCGGTTCATGCAGGTGCGCTCTCTGCAGTACCTGTGCCGCTTTGTTATACGTCAGTACACCAGAATAGACTTGATTCAGAAACTGCCTTTGCCAAACAAAATGAAGGATTATTTGCAGGAGAAACACTACTGA